A region from the Equus asinus isolate D_3611 breed Donkey chromosome 3, EquAss-T2T_v2, whole genome shotgun sequence genome encodes:
- the NKX2-6 gene encoding homeobox protein Nkx-2.6 has protein sequence MLLSPVTSTPFLVNDILRLEREQIGPEALQLPRARRSPESSQYLRLVPELRGSEAHNAGGGDGDRRQEGSEPPGGPCEMVTEMDAEPVEEPQPGLRGGTRVPERCGGDCERSDRREQPGARQRRRPRVLFSQAQVLALERRFKQQRYLSAPEREHLAGALQLTSTQVKIWFQNRRYKCKRQRQDKSLELAGHPLAPRRVAVPVLVRDGKPCLGPGAPAFPGPYGAAAAPYSCYRGYPGAAYGAGYSGGYAGAPPGPVPPASLASAGFGGGGQNASPQGHLPSTLQGVRAW, from the exons ATGCTGCTGAGCCCTGTCACCTCCACCCCATTCTTGGTCAATGACATCCTGAGGCTGGAACGCGAGCAGATTGGCCCCGAGGCCTTGCAACTCCCGAGGGCACGGAGGAGCCCGGAAAGCTCTCAGTACCTGCGACTGGTCCCAGAACTCCGAGGTTCGGAGGCTCACAACGCTGGTGGCGGGGACGGCGACAGAAGGCAGGAGGGGTCGGAGCCTCCTGGGGGTCCCTGTGAGATGGTCACGGAGATGGACGCGGAACCCGTAGAGGAGCCAC AGCCCGGCCTCCGCGGCGGGACCAGGGTGCCAGAGCGCTGCGGAGGCGACTGCGAGCGCAGCGACCGCCGCGAGCAGCCCGGAGCGCGGCAGCGGCGGAGGCCGCGCGTGCTCTTCTCGCAGGCGCAGGTGCTGGCGCTGGAGCGGCGCTTCAAGCAGCAGCGGTACCTGTCGGCGCCCGAGCGCGAGCACCTGGCCGGCGCGCTGCAGCTCACGTCTACGCAGGTCAAGATCTGGTTCCAGAACCGGCGCTACAAGTGCAAGAGGCAGCGCCAGGACAAGTCCCTAGAATTGGCGGGCCACCCCCTAGCGCCGCGCCGGGTGGCGGTGCCCGTGCTGGTGCGGGATGGCAAGCCCTGCCTGGGCCCGGGCGCGCCGGCCTTTCCCGGGCCCTACGGCGCTGCAGCGGCGCCCTACTCCTGTTACCGCGGTTACCCGGGCGCTGCTTACGGCGCGGGCTACAGCGGCGGCTACGCGGGCGCGCCCCCGGGCCCCGTGCCGCCCGCATCCCTGGCCAGCGCGGGCTTCGGCGGGGGCGGCCAAAATGCCAGCCCGCAAGGCCACCTGCCCTCCACGCTGCAGGGTGTCAGGGCCTGGTGA